The segment AGGTCGTCGTGGCGGCCGACGTCCACGCGATGCTCGACGAGGCGCTGCCGCCCGGACTGGACGTCCTCGAGGTCGTCGAGTCGCCCGGCGGGTCGTTGGCCGACCTGCTCGAGGCCAGCCGCTGGCGGATCGGGCTGACCGCCGACCACGCTGCGGTCGCGGACGCCGTGATGCGGTTCCTCGCGGCCGACGAGGTGCTCGTGGAGCGGATGACCAAGAAGGGGATGCGCGAGTTCGACGCTCGCGGTGCCGTCCTGTCGCTGGTGGTCGACCCGGCCGCCGGTGCCGCGCCCGGACGTACGTCGATGGACGTGGTGCTGCGGCACGGGACCCCGGCTGTGCGCCCCGACGACGTCCTGCGCGGGCTCGAGGCGGTGGCTGGCCTGCCGATGGACCAGGCGCCGCTGATGACGCGGCTGGCCCAGGGCCCCCTGCTCGGATCGGACCAGGTCGGCGACCCGCTGGCGGATCGCGCATAGCGCCACGCGGGTCGCTGTGTGCGATACTCGCCACGTTCGACGCCCTGACCACCGTCGGGATCCGTCGAGCCGACGACGTTCTCGCCGGCCGCACCAGCGGTCGGCACCCCGGGTGGGTGGACGTCACCGGACCGCGACGCGGCCACATGAGTCGGTGACAGCGACTCGGTGGCCCGGCGACCGCGGCGGGTGGCGCACCGGCTGCCCGGAGACGCACCCGCGGAGGGGGTCGCCGCCACAGAAGCTTTGCGTCCCCGCCGATCGTCCTGCGAGAGGGGCGGACGCCGTACCGGCACCGTCACGGTGCCCGAGGAGCACCACATGCTCAGTGATGACCAGAACGACCAGCCCGAGCGCACCGAGTCGGAGGCGGGCCAGCCCACCGAGGCCGCTGCGCCTGCCACGCCCGTCGTGACCCGTCGTACGCGCAAGGCGCCTGCCAAGAAGTCGGCCGCCGCGCCCGCCCCGTCCGCTGGGGACTCGCCGGCCGGTGCCGCTCCGGAAGCCGGCGACACCGACGCCCCGGTCGTGCAGAAGACCACCTCGCGACGAGCGCCCGCCAAGAAGGCGCCGGCACGCAAGACCGCCGCGAAGAAGACCGTCGCGACCCCCGAGCCCGACGCTGCCGCCGCGCAGGCCGAGGCCGACCCGGCCGACGAGGCCCCCGCGCCCCCCAGGAAGGCGGCTGCCAGGAAGTCGGCCGCCAAGGCGCCGGCCAAGAAGACCGCGGCCAAGCGCACCGCCAAGAAGGCCGCACCCGCGCCCGAGCAGGCCGCCGCCGCCGCTGACGCTGAGGAGACCGCCGAGGCAGCCGGGACCGCTGAGGCCTCCGACGCCGCCACCGGTCACGCCGTGCTGTTCCAGGCGCCCGTCGTCACCACGACGACCCGCCGCACGCGCAAGAAGGCCGTGCCCGCCCCGGTCGAGACGGTCGACGCGACGGAGTCCACCGAGGCCGCCGAGGCCCCCGCGTCCACCGAGGTTCCCGAGGCCACCGAGACTGCGGCCCCGGCGAAGAAGTCGGCCGCGAAGAAGTCGGCTGCAAGGAAGTCCACGGCTGACAGGCCGGCCAGGAAGCGGTCCGGCAAGAAGGCCGTCGCCGCCGAGGACGCGCCCGTCGTCGACGAGGACGAGGAAGCCGTCGCAGCCCTCGCGGAGGCCGAGGCCACCGAGGACGCAGAGGGCACCGAGACCAGCACGGAGTCCGCCGCGGAGTCCGAGGACGAGTCGTCCTCCGAGTCCGCTGACGACACCGAGGGTGACGGCGAGGGTGGCGCCGGTCGTCGTCGTCGCCGCCGCGGCGGCCGCCGTCGCCGCAAGGGTGGCGAGGGTGACGGTGAGGGTGCGGCCGAGTCCGGCTCCGCCGACACGGCCGACGACTCCACCGAAGGCACGGCGGGACCCGCCTCGGCTGACGGCGACTCCGACGCGACCGACGGCACCGGCGAGGGCACCTCGCGCCGACGCCGCCGTCGTCGCCGCGCCGGCGACGAGGGCTCCTCCGACGACGCCGAGCCGAACACCGTGACCCGGGTCCGCAAGACCCGCTCGGCCGAGGACCAGATCACCGCGGTCGCGGGCTCCACCCGGCTCGAGGCGAAGAAGCAGCGCCGCCGCGAGGGCCGCGAGGCCGGTCGTCGTCGTGCGCCGATCGTGAGCGAGGC is part of the Nocardioides cavernae genome and harbors:
- a CDS encoding TIGR03936 family radical SAM-associated protein, translating into MRYAKRGRMRFTSHRDFSRAFERAVFRARVPMAYSSGFNPHPRISYAGAAPTGSASEAEYLELALAEVVVAADVHAMLDEALPPGLDVLEVVESPGGSLADLLEASRWRIGLTADHAAVADAVMRFLAADEVLVERMTKKGMREFDARGAVLSLVVDPAAGAAPGRTSMDVVLRHGTPAVRPDDVLRGLEAVAGLPMDQAPLMTRLAQGPLLGSDQVGDPLADRA